In Thermofilaceae archaeon, the following proteins share a genomic window:
- the eno gene encoding phosphopyruvate hydratase (catalyzes the formation of phosphoenolpyruvate from 2-phospho-D-glycerate in glycolysis), whose translation RLAGYVLGGDVLIGIDIAASQFFDASSGKYSVDGRLLSAEELLEMYLDMVSRYPITYLEDPFDEESPTM comes from the coding sequence TTAGACTGGCCGGATATGTCCTTGGTGGCGACGTGCTTATAGGGATAGACATTGCGGCAAGCCAGTTCTTCGACGCTTCAAGCGGTAAGTACAGTGTTGACGGGAGACTCTTAAGCGCTGAGGAGTTGCTGGAGATGTACCTGGATATGGTGTCTAGGTATCCGATAACATACTTGGAGGACCCCTTCGATGAGGAATCCCCGACTATGTAA
- the pcp gene encoding pyroglutamyl-peptidase I, whose protein sequence is MKALLTGFEPFGGDKLNPSEFVVRRLPEALAKEMSGLEVVTAVLPVSFRRAGSVLRELLSSNVPDIYIGLGLWSGISYVTIERVAVNVKDARIPDNDGEQPVDEPIEPEGPPAYFTTLPKKAILRRLRESGIPAIVSNTAGTFLCNFVMYIALHHSAMYGYPRKAGFMHLPLLPEQAAVKRGDWAGVPPSMSLETMIKAVEIALRTTVEMFDKEDEKIPP, encoded by the coding sequence ATGAAAGCCCTTCTCACAGGTTTTGAGCCCTTCGGTGGTGATAAGTTAAATCCGTCGGAGTTTGTGGTGCGTAGGCTACCTGAAGCCCTCGCTAAGGAGATGTCCGGGCTGGAGGTCGTGACGGCAGTCCTGCCGGTTTCTTTCAGGAGGGCCGGCTCTGTTCTGAGGGAGCTTCTGAGCTCCAACGTCCCTGACATCTACATAGGTCTGGGGCTCTGGTCTGGGATATCCTACGTCACTATTGAGAGGGTTGCGGTTAACGTTAAGGACGCTAGGATACCTGATAACGACGGTGAGCAACCTGTGGATGAACCTATAGAGCCTGAAGGCCCTCCAGCATACTTCACCACACTACCTAAGAAGGCGATCCTCAGGAGGTTGAGGGAGAGCGGCATACCCGCAATAGTTTCCAATACTGCCGGAACATTCCTGTGCAATTTCGTGATGTACATCGCATTACACCACTCGGCTATGTACGGCTACCCGAGGAAGGCTGGCTTCATGCATCTGCCGCTACTTCCCGAGCAGGCGGCCGTTAAGAGAGGTGACTGGGCCGGCGTGCCGCCCAGCATGTCGTTAGAGACCATGATCAAGGCTGTTGAGATAGCGCTGAGGACGACGGTGGAGATGTTCGATAAGGAGGATGAGAAAATACCGCCTTAA
- a CDS encoding Xaa-Pro peptidase family protein, translated as MMLPKFPYDSRLKKLQGILATKGVDVAVVLKPENTYYVSLFQAIIYSRPIAVIVPSEGDPTLIVPYLDLEHARERSPIPTIKHYYHEEEFYHILKEDLRDARRVGLDVDSLTMYTKVKSVSEALELVDLSKELAHLRMVKDGSEVERIRVAADITDFGMKEVMRSLEERGREVVVAARAEYAMKVKLAELLGDEGLYPWMNWTVAAVLSGFRSYYPHGMVSGRKVVDGDVVIVTLDIAVEGYRAENERTFLVGRVKPEVEEYFELMEEAQRKAIEVLRPGVLAEEPDKVSRGVFAAHNALKFVTHRTGHGIGLEIHEKPNLAEGDVTVLDTNMVLCVEPGIYVPNVGGFRHSDTVLITPDGPEVLTKTPKGINNLTV; from the coding sequence ATGATGCTTCCGAAATTCCCGTATGACTCAAGACTCAAGAAGTTGCAGGGGATCCTTGCGACTAAGGGTGTCGACGTGGCTGTAGTGCTGAAGCCTGAGAACACGTACTACGTCAGCCTCTTCCAAGCCATAATATATTCCAGGCCGATAGCGGTTATAGTGCCTTCAGAGGGAGACCCAACACTAATAGTGCCGTATTTAGATTTAGAGCATGCTAGGGAGCGAAGCCCAATACCAACAATCAAACATTACTACCATGAGGAGGAATTCTACCACATACTGAAAGAGGACTTACGTGATGCAAGGAGAGTGGGGCTTGACGTTGATTCATTGACGATGTATACTAAGGTGAAGTCCGTGTCGGAGGCTCTGGAGTTGGTGGATCTTTCGAAAGAGCTCGCCCACCTGAGGATGGTTAAGGATGGGAGTGAGGTTGAAAGGATCAGAGTGGCGGCAGATATAACGGATTTCGGCATGAAGGAAGTCATGAGGAGCTTGGAGGAGAGGGGTAGGGAAGTCGTGGTCGCGGCACGTGCTGAGTATGCTATGAAGGTCAAGCTGGCTGAGTTGCTTGGCGATGAAGGGCTCTATCCTTGGATGAATTGGACCGTAGCGGCTGTGTTATCAGGGTTCAGGTCTTACTACCCTCACGGCATGGTCAGCGGCAGGAAGGTCGTTGACGGTGATGTGGTAATAGTGACGCTTGACATAGCTGTAGAGGGGTATAGGGCTGAGAACGAGAGAACATTCTTAGTCGGTAGAGTCAAGCCCGAGGTCGAAGAGTACTTCGAGCTGATGGAGGAGGCCCAGCGAAAGGCGATAGAGGTTTTGAGACCGGGTGTGTTGGCTGAGGAGCCTGATAAAGTATCAAGAGGAGTTTTTGCGGCGCACAACGCCCTCAAATTCGTTACCCACAGAACAGGACACGGCATAGGTTTGGAGATACATGAAAAGCCCAACCTAGCTGAGGGGGATGTCACGGTCCTGGACACGAACATGGTGTTGTGTGTTGAACCAGGTATATATGTGCCTAATGTTGGTGGGTTTAGGCACTCAGACACAGTCTTAATAACGCCGGACGGTCCTGAGGTGCTTACGAAAACGCCTAAAGGGATAAATAACCTAACAGTTTAG